In Synechococcus sp. A18-25c, a single window of DNA contains:
- a CDS encoding FAD-binding protein: MPEVNDAQSRLNPTYVKSVLSPRSEKEVRKAILTAAEAGDSISMAGGRHSMGGQQFGTGTVHLDLREMDRIVAFDRRNGLIEVEGGIMWPELIGYLHANQDGSETIWAVRQKQTGIDQVSIAGSLSSNIHGRGLRFPPFVSDIESFRIIDADARLRVCSRTENRELFALAIGGYGLFGVVTRVTIRLVPRSKLKRMVEVIAVRDLMPRIDAAIEEGCMFGDCQYSIDLHGGEEFHPGVFSCYRPVPDDTPVPDEIRHMAGSDWADLYRLARTNKQKAFATYKQFYLGTSGQVYWSDAHQLSNVFEGYDAVVSTDQGTEMITEVYVDRDSLLPFLSEVRQDFICHGVDMTYGTIRFIEPDEESFLPWATRRSVCIVCNLHVMHTPEGIKKAQADFRRIIDRVIEHGGRFYLTYHAWATREQVETCYPRFSEFLDAKQLHDPECRFQSDWYRHYARLFGRE; the protein is encoded by the coding sequence ATGCCTGAAGTCAATGATGCTCAATCCCGTCTGAATCCCACTTACGTGAAGTCGGTTCTTTCGCCACGTTCGGAGAAGGAGGTTCGGAAGGCGATCCTGACCGCGGCCGAGGCGGGCGATTCGATCTCCATGGCCGGTGGCAGGCATTCGATGGGTGGACAGCAGTTCGGGACTGGAACCGTGCATCTCGATCTTCGTGAAATGGATCGGATCGTTGCATTCGATCGACGGAACGGTCTGATCGAAGTGGAGGGTGGAATCATGTGGCCGGAATTGATCGGTTACCTCCACGCCAATCAGGACGGGAGTGAAACGATCTGGGCGGTGCGCCAGAAGCAGACCGGAATTGATCAGGTCTCCATTGCAGGCTCGCTCTCCTCCAACATTCATGGTCGGGGACTGCGATTCCCGCCTTTCGTTTCGGACATCGAGTCTTTCCGGATCATCGACGCCGATGCGCGTTTAAGAGTGTGCAGTCGAACCGAGAATCGTGAGCTCTTTGCCCTCGCGATCGGCGGCTATGGACTCTTCGGCGTGGTGACCCGGGTCACGATTCGACTGGTGCCTCGCTCCAAGCTGAAAAGGATGGTGGAGGTCATCGCAGTCAGAGATCTCATGCCTCGGATCGATGCGGCGATCGAGGAGGGTTGCATGTTTGGCGACTGTCAGTACTCGATCGACTTGCATGGTGGCGAGGAGTTTCATCCCGGAGTTTTCTCGTGTTACCGACCAGTTCCCGACGACACCCCTGTTCCTGATGAGATTCGCCACATGGCGGGGTCCGACTGGGCCGATCTCTACCGACTCGCGCGCACGAACAAGCAAAAGGCCTTTGCAACGTATAAGCAGTTTTATTTAGGTACGTCGGGGCAGGTCTACTGGTCGGATGCCCACCAGCTTTCAAACGTTTTTGAAGGCTATGACGCTGTGGTCTCCACCGATCAGGGGACCGAGATGATCACGGAGGTGTACGTCGACCGGGACTCACTGCTTCCGTTTTTGAGCGAGGTGCGTCAAGACTTCATTTGCCATGGCGTTGACATGACCTATGGAACCATCCGATTCATTGAGCCCGACGAGGAGAGCTTTCTTCCGTGGGCGACGCGGAGAAGCGTTTGCATCGTTTGCAATTTGCATGTCATGCATACGCCGGAGGGCATCAAGAAGGCCCAGGCCGATTTTCGCCGGATCATTGATCGGGTGATTGAGCACGGAGGGCGCTTTTATCTCACTTATCACGCGTGGGCGACGAGAGAACAGGTCGAGACGTGCTACCCGCGATTTTCAGAGTTCCTCGACGCGAAGCAGTTGCACGACCCCGAATGCCGCTTTCAAAGCGACTGGTATCGCCACTACGCGAGGTTGTTCGGTCGGGAATGA
- a CDS encoding FAD-dependent oxidoreductase, with product MGLHNSSHAASNHEDVDVVIVGAGLSGLIAARELHKKGQRVHILEARATTGGRMIRQTTKTGAVIDLGGQWGGATHHRFQALVDELNIKTFPSYYDGKGVLLWDGKRVEADLAKEPSNKVLFFEDEQIGQPADQITKAKAAMQAFRAIAASIDPDRPWTAPNAVELDRTTIRAWCDNNSESRLSDFELEWLSVVGGSGGFDPWDASILHLAWTQAVAPQDEGPEAWLLNGAAGQVAERLTNELRPFIHLNSPVHGIDQNAVGVTVHVGDDQQIQAKSAIVAIPPPLRNKITFKPDLPAEMRAFLQRSPMGSMIKVFAIYPSAFWRGQNLNGFAVGNLKTLKLTADSSLPSGTPGILAAFVTASEAVAFQQMTAAKQRQAVLDDLVAYWGPEAGLPEELIIHNWNQEAWSTGAFTSFVSPGAWTTYGQQWQQSHGRVHWAGTEASSRWPGYFEGAIEAGIQAANKATLHVNP from the coding sequence ATGGGGCTTCACAACAGCAGTCATGCGGCGTCTAACCACGAAGATGTGGATGTTGTGATCGTGGGCGCAGGCCTCTCCGGACTGATTGCTGCTCGAGAACTCCACAAAAAGGGACAACGCGTTCACATTCTTGAGGCGAGGGCAACAACAGGTGGACGCATGATCCGCCAAACCACCAAAACCGGTGCCGTCATTGATCTTGGAGGCCAATGGGGAGGCGCCACCCATCACCGCTTTCAAGCCCTCGTCGATGAACTCAACATCAAGACCTTTCCCAGTTACTACGACGGCAAGGGCGTGCTGCTGTGGGATGGCAAGAGAGTCGAAGCCGACCTGGCCAAAGAACCCTCTAACAAGGTTCTGTTCTTTGAAGACGAACAGATTGGACAACCAGCGGACCAGATCACCAAGGCAAAGGCAGCGATGCAGGCGTTCCGTGCCATTGCAGCCTCCATCGATCCTGACCGCCCATGGACTGCTCCCAATGCTGTGGAGCTGGACCGCACAACGATTCGCGCCTGGTGCGACAACAACAGTGAATCCCGCCTCAGCGATTTCGAACTGGAATGGCTCTCGGTCGTTGGTGGATCAGGCGGATTTGACCCCTGGGACGCATCGATCCTTCACCTGGCTTGGACGCAAGCGGTCGCCCCACAGGACGAAGGGCCGGAAGCATGGCTCCTGAATGGAGCCGCCGGCCAAGTGGCCGAACGGCTAACCAACGAATTGAGACCCTTCATTCATCTGAACTCACCCGTCCATGGAATTGATCAGAACGCAGTGGGCGTGACCGTGCATGTCGGCGATGATCAACAAATTCAGGCGAAAAGTGCCATCGTCGCGATCCCACCACCACTGCGGAACAAGATCACCTTCAAGCCAGACCTTCCTGCTGAGATGCGCGCTTTCCTCCAGCGCAGTCCCATGGGTTCGATGATCAAGGTGTTCGCGATCTATCCATCGGCCTTCTGGCGAGGCCAAAACCTCAATGGGTTCGCTGTCGGCAACCTGAAAACACTGAAACTCACCGCCGACAGCTCGCTTCCCAGCGGCACTCCCGGGATCCTCGCTGCCTTCGTCACCGCCAGTGAAGCTGTGGCATTCCAGCAAATGACAGCAGCCAAGCAACGCCAGGCGGTTCTGGACGATCTTGTGGCCTATTGGGGACCTGAAGCCGGGTTACCCGAAGAACTCATCATCCATAACTGGAACCAGGAGGCATGGTCCACCGGAGCCTTCACCAGCTTCGTATCACCCGGCGCCTGGACCACCTACGGCCAGCAATGGCAGCAATCCCACGGCCGGGTGCATTGGGCCGGGACAGAAGCCTCGAGTCGGTGGCCCGGTTATTTCGAAGGAGCGATTGAGGCTGGTATTCAAGCGGCCAACAAGGCCACGCTCCATGTCAACCCTTAG
- a CDS encoding FAD-binding oxidoreductase encodes MSHRYDVVVVGAGTTGAAAAYHLTQAGVSNILCLDMGTPGLGRTEARKVANGTPLTQPDEDTFVPHYSGTRVFEGGQNGPRTIKMIVTLPPYEMLDGIADLFGWDGVKTYLDLAQHGLKLELDLARKLLPNPDQQVKQNGSLMVCEADRSERLRQEFNFLQSLGCPCEWWDEERVIAAHGASAGYVAGIWFPQDARIDSVSFAKSLLDAALKTGSLTLRDQCSPVVDIQNDDSRSHAVIKLEDGECLEAKQVIVATGGMFFDKQLAGILTPRYSYLAALPHIDPGPLGGMDAPDSANFFTLGFTHDWCVENNFVRISGEDHYSGLKSPRAKQRCGRLAQWGWTKYPYLEFGADYPATYGIYSETPDFMPLIGKTDPESCVCYMVGCNAWGQASLSAAAALAAPLLGYRDMSEAEQRTADLFSIRRFSAR; translated from the coding sequence ATGAGCCACCGTTACGACGTCGTTGTTGTAGGAGCTGGAACCACAGGTGCTGCAGCGGCCTACCACTTAACCCAAGCCGGAGTCAGCAACATCCTGTGCCTTGACATGGGCACCCCTGGGTTGGGCCGCACAGAGGCCAGAAAAGTAGCCAATGGCACACCACTGACGCAGCCTGACGAAGATACATTTGTTCCGCACTACAGCGGGACGAGGGTTTTCGAGGGAGGGCAGAATGGACCGAGGACAATCAAGATGATTGTCACGCTGCCGCCCTACGAAATGTTGGATGGTATTGCCGACTTGTTTGGTTGGGACGGTGTAAAGACCTACCTTGATCTTGCCCAGCACGGCTTAAAATTAGAACTGGATTTAGCAAGAAAACTTTTGCCAAATCCAGACCAACAAGTCAAACAAAATGGATCGTTAATGGTCTGCGAGGCAGATCGATCTGAACGACTCCGGCAGGAATTCAATTTTCTTCAGAGTCTGGGTTGTCCTTGTGAATGGTGGGACGAAGAACGCGTGATCGCGGCCCATGGGGCATCCGCCGGCTATGTCGCAGGAATCTGGTTCCCGCAGGATGCACGCATTGACTCTGTATCTTTCGCAAAATCCCTGTTGGATGCTGCATTAAAAACCGGTTCCCTCACATTGAGGGATCAATGCTCACCGGTTGTTGACATACAAAACGATGACTCGCGGTCGCATGCAGTTATCAAACTTGAAGATGGTGAATGCTTGGAAGCAAAACAAGTGATCGTCGCCACTGGTGGAATGTTCTTTGACAAACAACTTGCAGGCATCCTCACACCTCGCTACAGTTATCTGGCGGCATTACCTCACATCGATCCCGGACCATTGGGTGGGATGGATGCACCAGATTCTGCCAACTTTTTCACACTTGGCTTTACTCACGATTGGTGCGTAGAAAACAACTTTGTTCGCATTAGTGGCGAAGATCACTACAGCGGTCTCAAGAGCCCCCGCGCAAAACAACGGTGTGGGCGTCTGGCTCAATGGGGTTGGACCAAATACCCTTATCTGGAATTTGGCGCAGACTATCCAGCGACCTACGGCATTTACTCAGAAACCCCTGATTTCATGCCCCTGATTGGCAAAACAGATCCCGAGAGCTGCGTTTGCTACATGGTCGGATGCAATGCCTGGGGGCAAGCTTCGCTCTCTGCAGCTGCTGCCCTTGCAGCTCCACTCTTGGGTTATCGAGACATGTCCGAAGCAGAGCAGCGCACCGCCGATCTCTTCTCAATCCGTCGTTTCTCAGCCCGTTAA
- a CDS encoding multicopper oxidase family protein yields the protein MLRRSFLQLGVLASVFGTASLELFQTTRAKAQSAWERFISQPTFQRPRNAETVVLEVTSAPLTVLGRSVVRGCIRQRNGQRGYTTSQEQGINLELINRLSVPTTVHWHGLILPNAMDGVPFVTQPPIPPGERQRIHYPLVQNGTFWMHSHYGLQTQSYVAEPFVILDEEQEQWADRTITVMLRDFSFTPANQVLQNVVDGERGGATAMAKSLATFNWKDSRPLLMQQWDEKRQRFCWTREQGVLMMAPDVIYDALLANERSLDDPEIIDVEPGETVAIRWIAGGAFMNYFLDLGELEGELLRTDANPVEPINGSVFQLALAQRLTLRVTMPETPGVFPLLALGERSNLRCGVVLRSNPSLGLPDLAPQTDQWTGALDFTQDKKLRAQKPLALRSADNTISIALTGPAPKYTWGLNDRFYPYRDPYWVERGQRVEMVITNPTPMGHPMHLHGHEFQILELNGEPLSGALRDTVMVPKGGSCRIAFDANNPGVWAFHCHIAYHHVRGMFNVVAYRSADLGWWDPTGFSHEQLLF from the coding sequence ATGCTTCGTCGCTCGTTTTTGCAATTGGGTGTTCTGGCCAGTGTGTTTGGCACTGCCAGTCTGGAGCTTTTCCAGACAACGCGTGCGAAGGCTCAGTCCGCCTGGGAACGGTTCATCAGTCAGCCGACGTTTCAGCGGCCGCGCAATGCCGAGACCGTTGTTCTTGAAGTCACATCCGCACCATTGACGGTTCTGGGGCGGTCAGTCGTGCGTGGTTGCATTCGCCAGAGGAACGGCCAGCGGGGGTACACCACGTCACAAGAGCAAGGGATCAATCTCGAACTGATCAACCGATTATCTGTTCCGACAACAGTGCACTGGCATGGGTTGATTCTTCCCAATGCCATGGATGGAGTGCCCTTCGTCACGCAACCACCGATTCCTCCAGGGGAACGCCAACGCATCCACTACCCGCTGGTGCAAAACGGCACCTTCTGGATGCACTCGCACTACGGCCTCCAAACCCAGAGCTACGTGGCTGAGCCGTTTGTCATCCTTGACGAAGAGCAGGAGCAATGGGCTGATCGAACGATCACGGTGATGCTCAGAGACTTCAGCTTCACTCCCGCCAACCAAGTTCTCCAAAACGTTGTTGATGGTGAGCGCGGTGGCGCTACAGCCATGGCCAAAAGCCTGGCCACCTTCAACTGGAAAGACTCCCGACCACTGTTGATGCAGCAGTGGGATGAGAAGCGTCAACGCTTCTGTTGGACACGAGAGCAAGGGGTCCTGATGATGGCCCCCGATGTGATTTACGACGCGCTTCTGGCCAATGAGCGCAGCCTCGACGATCCTGAAATCATTGACGTTGAACCTGGCGAAACCGTTGCCATCCGCTGGATTGCAGGTGGCGCCTTCATGAACTATTTCCTCGACTTGGGCGAACTCGAGGGTGAGCTCCTCCGGACTGATGCCAACCCAGTGGAGCCAATCAACGGCTCGGTTTTTCAACTCGCTCTAGCCCAGCGGTTGACACTGCGGGTGACCATGCCCGAGACCCCAGGGGTGTTTCCTCTCCTGGCTTTGGGAGAACGCAGCAATCTGCGCTGTGGTGTGGTGCTGCGCAGCAATCCATCGCTGGGCCTGCCTGATCTGGCGCCGCAAACGGATCAGTGGACCGGTGCTCTTGATTTCACGCAGGACAAGAAACTTCGCGCACAAAAGCCTCTTGCATTACGGTCTGCGGATAACACGATTTCTATTGCATTAACTGGCCCTGCTCCCAAGTACACCTGGGGGTTGAACGATCGTTTTTATCCCTACCGAGATCCGTACTGGGTTGAACGAGGTCAACGGGTGGAGATGGTGATTACCAATCCCACGCCGATGGGCCATCCGATGCATCTGCATGGCCATGAATTTCAGATTCTTGAGTTGAATGGTGAGCCTTTGTCCGGTGCTCTGCGTGACACTGTGATGGTGCCAAAAGGTGGTTCATGTCGCATTGCCTTTGACGCCAATAACCCAGGAGTTTGGGCCTTTCACTGCCATATCGCCTATCACCATGTGCGCGGCATGTTCAATGTGGTTGCGTATCGCTCGGCTGATTTGGGTTGGTGGGATCCAACGGGTTTCAGCCATGAACAGCTGCTTTTCTGA
- a CDS encoding ABC transporter ATP-binding protein, with amino-acid sequence MGEFVLEASGLRRRYDNVGVLDASIRVASCESVAVLGRSGSGKSTLVAMLAGLCRPQSGTVMLHMDQPCELWSLTTAERCRLRRGPIGFVSQFTSLLPAFTTLENLMLPAQLAGARGLSDLEALALERLKAVGLEHRRDTLASQLSGGEQRRAIVVRGLMGRPQLLLADEPTSNLDDASQEDVFRCLQEQCTSAGTALVMVTHNQALAERCDRMLILDQGVLREPGRTFVSSPARAATQGDPSHEDVADPQRRRLLLGGVTVAMALTGAAGLATRSIQHRKEVARQAGNQIQRLAFSGLSAELTSMERMGSIGYRGTIAVENLDVLQSLYLLPLDVQIYVQQGNRWNPFAATWSDASLGVVPLRRPETLQFELRELPERFTELVPGYMHVRVDVTYAIADGPDPEHNPVERRDSFFVYLLPIYLDAEKLAQNNFPGDPPLFIPMPPH; translated from the coding sequence ATGGGTGAGTTTGTTTTGGAGGCTAGCGGTCTGCGGCGGCGTTACGACAACGTTGGTGTGCTCGATGCCAGCATTCGTGTCGCCTCCTGCGAGTCGGTGGCGGTGCTCGGTCGATCAGGCTCAGGCAAGTCCACGCTTGTGGCCATGCTGGCGGGACTGTGCCGTCCGCAATCGGGAACGGTGATGCTGCACATGGATCAACCCTGTGAACTCTGGAGCCTGACGACAGCGGAACGCTGTCGATTAAGGCGAGGTCCCATCGGGTTTGTCAGCCAATTCACCAGTCTCTTGCCGGCCTTCACCACGCTTGAAAATCTCATGCTTCCGGCCCAGCTGGCTGGGGCGCGCGGGCTATCAGACCTTGAGGCTTTGGCCCTGGAAAGGTTGAAGGCCGTGGGCCTTGAGCATCGCCGCGACACCCTGGCCTCTCAGCTTTCCGGAGGCGAGCAGCGACGGGCCATCGTTGTTCGTGGCTTGATGGGTCGACCGCAGTTGTTGCTTGCCGATGAACCCACCAGCAACCTGGATGATGCCAGCCAAGAAGACGTGTTTCGCTGCTTGCAGGAGCAATGCACCAGCGCCGGCACGGCACTGGTGATGGTCACTCACAACCAGGCTTTGGCAGAGCGCTGCGATCGCATGTTGATCTTGGATCAAGGGGTTCTGCGTGAGCCTGGCAGAACCTTTGTGTCCTCGCCCGCCAGAGCAGCCACGCAAGGCGATCCATCACACGAGGATGTTGCCGACCCGCAACGGCGGCGTCTGCTGCTGGGAGGCGTCACCGTTGCCATGGCCCTGACGGGAGCCGCCGGTTTGGCAACGCGTTCCATTCAGCACCGGAAGGAGGTGGCTCGCCAAGCTGGCAATCAAATTCAGCGTTTGGCTTTCAGTGGTCTCTCCGCTGAACTGACCAGCATGGAACGAATGGGATCCATTGGCTACCGGGGCACGATCGCCGTGGAGAACCTGGACGTTTTGCAGTCGCTCTATCTGCTGCCCTTAGACGTGCAGATCTACGTCCAGCAGGGGAATCGATGGAATCCTTTTGCAGCCACCTGGAGTGACGCCAGTCTTGGAGTGGTGCCACTGCGTCGGCCTGAAACCTTGCAGTTTGAACTGCGCGAGCTGCCAGAGCGCTTCACGGAATTGGTTCCGGGCTACATGCATGTTCGCGTTGACGTCACCTATGCCATCGCCGATGGTCCTGATCCTGAACACAATCCCGTAGAGCGGCGGGACTCATTCTTCGTGTATCTGCTGCCCATCTACCTGGATGCCGAGAAACTGGCTCAGAACAACTTTCCTGGAGATCCCCCACTGTTCATTCCGATGCCTCCTCACTAA
- a CDS encoding FtsX-like permease family protein, with product MNVARVFFARLVLRNISRRLVRSMLLITAVGLVAAMGFLSVLDLGGLEHSMELGFERLGADFLVVDRTAKVNLTQALLAVEPDTAALPAEVLEAASQLPQSILVSPQRAVRGDAQFATSMGLSHGANIPLYGIDPEHDSTVQPWLDEQRGIDFQDGQVILGHRLRGRLGDRLRLEGRTFQIYGHLAASGVPSHEHGLFFTLSDLNNLIPSGDPDTLGINGLLVQAPAEFTVERLRFSLLAHLPDATVTGGRTLLAMVRQGGRLSLQLVSAFSVPLLISVLLLISLYTFGIAAERRQELGLLLSLGATPQQLIGLLTAETSLLCAAGSGLGLGLASLLRQPLDQLLALRLLDAGLALPQYSTEQLIRCGLVIWLLIAVVGTIASALSALVLMGADPLRLVQSDG from the coding sequence GTGAACGTCGCACGGGTGTTTTTCGCACGACTGGTTCTTCGCAACATCAGCCGCCGCCTTGTTCGATCGATGCTGTTGATCACGGCGGTCGGACTTGTGGCGGCCATGGGTTTTCTCAGCGTGCTCGATTTAGGGGGATTGGAGCACTCCATGGAGCTTGGCTTTGAGCGCCTTGGCGCTGACTTCTTGGTGGTCGATCGCACGGCCAAGGTCAATCTCACGCAAGCACTGTTGGCTGTTGAACCTGACACTGCTGCGTTGCCAGCGGAGGTGTTGGAGGCCGCATCGCAACTGCCGCAGTCGATCCTGGTGAGCCCTCAACGCGCTGTACGAGGCGACGCCCAGTTCGCCACCAGCATGGGCCTGTCTCATGGAGCCAACATCCCTCTCTACGGCATTGATCCTGAGCACGACAGCACGGTGCAGCCTTGGCTGGATGAGCAGCGTGGGATCGATTTCCAAGATGGCCAGGTCATTCTCGGCCACCGACTGCGGGGGCGTCTTGGTGATCGACTACGCCTAGAGGGCCGGACGTTCCAGATCTACGGCCACTTGGCTGCAAGCGGTGTTCCCTCCCACGAGCACGGCCTGTTCTTCACACTCAGCGATCTCAACAACCTGATTCCGAGTGGTGATCCGGACACCCTTGGCATCAATGGTCTGCTGGTGCAGGCGCCCGCGGAGTTCACGGTTGAGCGATTGCGTTTCAGCCTCTTAGCTCATCTCCCTGATGCCACGGTGACAGGAGGGCGGACGCTGCTGGCGATGGTGCGCCAAGGGGGACGGTTGAGTCTTCAGCTCGTGAGTGCGTTCAGTGTCCCTTTGCTGATCAGCGTTCTGCTGTTGATCAGCCTCTACACCTTTGGCATCGCCGCTGAACGGCGACAGGAGCTGGGGTTGTTGCTCAGTCTTGGTGCCACCCCTCAGCAGTTGATTGGTTTGCTTACCGCTGAGACCAGCTTGCTTTGCGCAGCGGGTAGTGGGCTGGGCCTCGGGCTCGCATCGCTCTTGCGTCAGCCACTGGATCAACTGCTTGCTCTGCGCCTGCTCGACGCTGGTCTTGCGTTGCCTCAATACTCCACGGAGCAATTGATTCGCTGTGGGCTTGTGATCTGGCTCTTGATCGCCGTGGTTGGGACCATCGCCTCGGCGCTGTCGGCGTTGGTGTTGATGGGTGCCGATCCGCTGCGGTTGGTGCAGAGCGATGGGTGA